A window of the Anaerolineae bacterium genome harbors these coding sequences:
- a CDS encoding ABC transporter, ATP-binding protein, translated as MSEYVIETVNLTKKYDGFTAVNNLNLRVQKGEVFGLLGPNGAGKTTTILMLLGLTDPTSGKVTVLGMDPTRKTLSVKSKVGYIPDTVGFYDELTARENLIYIAKLNGLSGSTAYQRIDEVLARVGLSDVADQRVGTYSRGMRQRLGVADVLIKQPQLIIMDEPTQGLDPERAREFLHMIHSLKEEGITILLSSHLLHQVQIVCDRVGLFHRGRMVLEGTVSELAKKVLGRAYRVVLDAEGSPQSILEALEKVPGQVGVRHVDGTRYEVEAESDIRPQVARAVVQSGANLLGLEVEAQSLDEIYARYFEEVKNAQKE; from the coding sequence ATGAGCGAGTACGTTATCGAGACCGTTAACCTGACCAAAAAATACGATGGATTTACCGCGGTTAATAATCTGAATTTGCGCGTCCAAAAGGGTGAAGTCTTCGGTCTTCTCGGTCCGAATGGGGCCGGGAAGACCACCACCATCTTGATGCTTTTGGGACTAACCGACCCGACCTCCGGGAAAGTGACGGTGCTTGGGATGGACCCCACCCGTAAAACCCTCAGCGTCAAATCGAAAGTCGGTTATATTCCAGACACAGTCGGTTTCTATGACGAACTGACTGCCAGGGAAAATCTGATCTACATCGCAAAGTTGAACGGTTTGTCTGGCTCCACTGCCTACCAGCGCATCGATGAGGTCTTAGCCCGAGTCGGTTTGTCGGATGTTGCCGATCAACGGGTGGGTACCTACTCGCGCGGTATGCGCCAACGATTAGGCGTTGCCGATGTGCTGATCAAGCAGCCTCAACTGATCATTATGGATGAGCCCACCCAGGGTCTGGATCCGGAACGGGCGCGCGAATTTCTCCACATGATCCACTCCCTCAAAGAGGAGGGCATCACCATTTTGTTGTCCTCCCACCTGCTCCATCAGGTGCAGATTGTGTGTGACCGGGTCGGACTTTTCCACCGCGGGCGAATGGTTCTCGAAGGCACCGTCAGTGAACTGGCGAAGAAAGTGCTCGGACGTGCCTACCGGGTGGTACTCGATGCGGAAGGTTCTCCTCAATCCATCCTGGAAGCTCTCGAGAAGGTTCCAGGACAGGTTGGAGTGCGGCATGTGGACGGCACACGCTATGAAGTCGAAGCCGAAAGCGACATCCGCCCGCAGGTGGCTAGAGCTGTTGTGCAAAGCGGGGCAAATTTACTGGGCTTGGAGGTCGAGGCCCAAAGCCTGGATGAAATCTATGCCCGCTACTTTGAGGAGGTGAAAAATGCCCAAAAGGAGTAA
- a CDS encoding Heat shock protein 60 family co-chaperone GroES, whose protein sequence is MSITLKPLGNRVVVEPIEQEEVTAGGIVLPETAKEKPQKGKVLSVGPGERDEEGKRIPLDVKEGDTVLFAKYAGTEIKIDNKKLLILRESDLLAIVETK, encoded by the coding sequence ATGTCTATTACTCTTAAACCCCTCGGCAACCGGGTTGTGGTCGAACCCATCGAGCAAGAAGAGGTGACCGCAGGCGGGATTGTCTTGCCGGAAACCGCCAAAGAAAAACCCCAAAAAGGCAAAGTGTTATCCGTCGGTCCCGGCGAGCGTGATGAAGAAGGCAAGCGTATCCCCCTGGACGTCAAAGAGGGTGATACCGTGCTGTTTGCCAAATACGCTGGCACCGAAATCAAGATCGACAACAAGAAACTGCTCATCTTACGCGAGAGCGATCTCTTAGCCATTGTTGAAACCAAATAA
- a CDS encoding ABC-type transport, permease protein, translating to MPKRSKPSSPAVEREGSPWTGLWAVVTKEMADHMTSARMRILEILIVLTAAGSVYAAMSVLRETIGEDPFLFLKLFTTSRDPLPAFISFLVFLVPLISIALTFDSINAEFSRRTMSRVLAQPIYRDALLMGKFLGAFFTLALVLTAIWLLIFGLGIVGLGLPPSTEEVARSLLFLLTTIFYGGIWLAVAMVFSIVFRQPATAALASIAVWLFFTVFWGILASLFAQIISPVQIGTLTEIVRQTETQLALSRLSPNTLYAETMLALLQPTVRSTGLLLPFQLEGAVMGSPLPLRQSVLIIWPQFTGLIAVTILLFALSYVLFQRQEIRA from the coding sequence ATGCCCAAAAGGAGTAAACCCTCATCTCCAGCAGTAGAACGCGAAGGCTCACCCTGGACCGGGTTATGGGCGGTGGTCACCAAGGAAATGGCCGACCACATGACCAGCGCGCGCATGCGCATCCTGGAAATCTTGATCGTGTTGACCGCGGCCGGTTCGGTCTATGCCGCCATGTCGGTCTTACGAGAGACCATTGGTGAAGATCCATTCCTATTCCTTAAGTTATTTACCACATCCAGGGATCCACTGCCCGCTTTTATCAGTTTCCTGGTCTTCCTGGTGCCTCTGATCAGCATTGCCTTGACCTTTGACTCGATCAATGCTGAGTTCAGTCGGCGCACCATGTCGCGGGTGCTTGCCCAACCCATATACCGCGATGCGTTGTTAATGGGCAAGTTCTTAGGGGCGTTCTTTACCCTGGCGCTTGTCCTGACTGCGATCTGGTTGCTCATCTTTGGGTTGGGGATCGTTGGTTTAGGGTTACCGCCAAGCACGGAAGAGGTGGCTCGCAGCCTGCTGTTTTTGTTGACAACCATCTTTTATGGCGGCATCTGGCTGGCAGTGGCAATGGTCTTTTCGATCGTGTTCCGCCAGCCGGCAACGGCAGCCCTGGCATCCATTGCGGTCTGGCTGTTCTTTACCGTATTCTGGGGTATTCTGGCAAGCTTATTTGCCCAGATTATCAGTCCGGTTCAGATCGGCACTTTGACCGAAATCGTGCGCCAGACGGAAACCCAGCTTGCCCTCTCGCGCCTTTCACCCAACACGCTCTACGCCGAAACCATGCTGGCCCTGCTGCAACCGACTGTGCGCAGCACTGGCTTGTTGTTGCCTTTCCAGTTGGAAGGTGCTGTGATGGGGTCTCCGCTGCCCTTAAGGCAGAGCGTGCTGATCATCTGGCCACAATTCACCGGCCTGATCGCGGTCACAATTTTACTCTTCGCCCTCAGCTACGTCTTGTTCCAACGCCAGGAAATCCGCGCCTGA
- a CDS encoding Heat shock protein 60 family chaperone GroEL has protein sequence MAAKQLVFSEEARRKLQRGMDLLATAVVTTLGPKGRNVAVDRKFGSPTITHDGVSVAKEIELEDPFENMGAQLLKEAATKTNDIAGDGTTTSTVLAHSIVTEGMKNLAAGANPMLLKRGIEAATKAVADKIRSQAIEITTKNEIANVASISAQDRAIGELIAEVMDKVGKDGVITVEESKGLEFETEYVEGMQFDRGYISPYFITDPEHMEAVINDAFVLIHDKKISAASDIVPILEKLVQIGKRDLLIIAEDVDGEALATLVLNKLRGMLNVVAVKAPGFGDRRKAMLQDIAILTGATVISEETGRKLESASVQDLGRAEKVVVDKDNTTIVGGKGDPAQIKGRIEQIRVEMEKSTSDYDREKLNERLAKLSGGVAIIRVGAATETELKEKKHRVEDALSATRAAVEEGIVPGGGVALINAMSALDDLKMDNEDAQIGVNIVRRALEVPLRKIAENAGKDGSVVLETVRRVQKEQNNPNIGYNVLTEQYVDMVKDGVIDPAKVTRGALENATSIAAMILTTEALITEVPEKEKPAPPPMPEY, from the coding sequence ATGGCAGCAAAACAACTTGTCTTTTCAGAAGAAGCACGCCGCAAATTACAACGCGGCATGGATCTCTTAGCCACCGCAGTGGTTACCACGCTTGGCCCGAAAGGCCGCAATGTAGCGGTTGACCGCAAATTCGGTTCTCCCACCATTACCCACGATGGCGTTTCTGTCGCCAAAGAAATCGAACTGGAAGACCCCTTTGAGAATATGGGTGCACAACTGCTCAAAGAAGCAGCTACCAAGACCAACGACATTGCCGGTGATGGTACAACGACCTCGACTGTGTTAGCTCACTCGATTGTCACCGAAGGTATGAAGAACCTGGCCGCCGGCGCCAACCCGATGCTGCTCAAGCGTGGCATCGAAGCCGCCACCAAAGCCGTTGCCGATAAAATTCGCAGCCAGGCGATTGAAATTACCACCAAGAACGAAATTGCCAACGTCGCCTCGATTTCTGCACAGGATCGCGCCATTGGCGAACTGATCGCCGAAGTGATGGACAAGGTCGGAAAAGACGGCGTGATCACCGTTGAGGAATCCAAGGGTTTGGAATTCGAGACCGAGTATGTCGAAGGTATGCAATTCGACCGCGGTTATATCTCGCCCTATTTCATTACGGATCCTGAACACATGGAGGCGGTCATCAACGACGCCTTTGTTCTCATCCATGATAAGAAGATCTCGGCGGCATCCGATATTGTCCCCATCCTTGAGAAGCTGGTGCAGATTGGCAAGCGCGATCTGCTGATCATCGCCGAGGATGTGGATGGAGAAGCACTGGCTACCCTGGTGCTGAACAAGCTGCGCGGTATGTTGAACGTCGTAGCCGTCAAAGCGCCTGGCTTTGGCGATCGGCGCAAAGCCATGTTGCAGGATATTGCCATCCTGACCGGCGCCACCGTCATCTCCGAAGAGACCGGCCGCAAGCTGGAGAGCGCTTCGGTGCAAGATTTGGGTCGGGCTGAGAAAGTGGTGGTCGATAAAGACAATACCACCATTGTCGGCGGTAAGGGTGACCCGGCACAAATCAAAGGCCGCATCGAGCAGATCCGCGTCGAGATGGAGAAGAGCACCAGCGACTACGATCGCGAAAAACTCAACGAACGGCTGGCGAAACTCTCCGGCGGTGTGGCGATCATCCGCGTTGGCGCTGCCACCGAGACCGAGTTGAAAGAGAAGAAGCACCGCGTGGAGGACGCCCTCTCGGCAACCCGCGCCGCGGTTGAAGAAGGTATCGTGCCCGGTGGTGGGGTAGCTCTGATCAACGCCATGAGCGCCCTGGATGACCTGAAGATGGACAACGAGGATGCTCAAATCGGCGTCAACATTGTGCGCCGCGCCCTCGAAGTGCCTCTGCGCAAGATCGCCGAGAACGCCGGCAAGGACGGTTCGGTGGTGCTCGAGACCGTGCGCCGCGTCCAGAAAGAGCAGAACAATCCCAATATCGGCTACAACGTTCTCACCGAACAATATGTCGATATGGTCAAAGACGGTGTGATTGACCCTGCCAAAGTGACGCGTGGTGCTCTGGAAAATGCCACCTCCATTGCGGCCATGATCCTGACCACGGAAGCGCTGATCACGGAAGTGCCGGAAAAAGAAAAACCCGCACCACCTCCGATGCCGGAATACTAA